In Flexistipes sp., the following proteins share a genomic window:
- a CDS encoding tetratricopeptide repeat protein has translation MNFKQISIPCIVIFMFFIAVNTVTANDKMLKLEKACSNGFAKACANLAYMYENGRGVKQNYAKAVELYQKSCESGIIESCYNLALIYNKGRGIEQNNQKAAKYYKMACSNGISNACLNLAYMYENSQGVKQDYAEAEKLYRKACDTGALNACFNLAVMYDTEKVAANDYSEVINLYTKTCDGKNAKGCYNLAAIYYNGKSVKRNLEKAKKLFKKACDMNLQKSCEAYNMLKKQMKNN, from the coding sequence ATGAATTTTAAACAGATAAGCATCCCTTGTATCGTCATTTTTATGTTTTTTATTGCAGTAAATACTGTCACTGCAAACGATAAAATGCTTAAACTTGAGAAAGCCTGCAGTAATGGATTTGCAAAAGCATGTGCAAATTTGGCTTATATGTATGAAAACGGCCGGGGAGTAAAACAAAACTATGCCAAAGCTGTTGAGTTGTATCAGAAATCGTGTGAAAGCGGCATTATCGAAAGCTGCTACAACCTGGCACTTATCTATAACAAAGGCAGAGGTATAGAGCAAAACAATCAAAAAGCTGCAAAGTATTATAAAATGGCCTGCAGTAATGGAATTTCAAACGCATGTCTGAACCTTGCATATATGTATGAAAACAGTCAGGGAGTTAAGCAGGATTATGCTGAAGCAGAAAAATTGTACAGAAAAGCATGTGATACGGGAGCTTTAAACGCATGTTTTAATTTAGCCGTCATGTATGACACTGAAAAAGTGGCAGCAAATGATTACTCTGAAGTTATAAATTTATACACTAAAACCTGTGACGGCAAAAATGCAAAAGGATGTTACAATTTGGCTGCAATATATTACAACGGCAAATCTGTTAAAAGAAATTTAGAAAAAGCGAAAAAATTGTTCAAAAAGGCCTGCGACATGAATCTTCAAAAAAGCTGCGAAGCCTATAACATGTTAAAGAAACAAATGAAAAATAATTAA